A part of Longimicrobiales bacterium genomic DNA contains:
- the rph gene encoding ribonuclease PH — MSERHDGRRADQGRPITIETGVSPYAEGSCIIATGNTRVLCTASVVEGVPRWRERSGAGWVTAEYAMLPRATHTRSGRERNGPKGRTQEIQRLIGRSLRSVTDMPAMGQYTVTVDCDVLQADGGTRTASITGACVSLALATRWMLNEGMVERSPMRERVAAVSVGIVDGQACLDLDYPEDSSAQVDMNIVATEGGGLVEVQGTAEGDPFPRGDLDRMIDLGMAGIETLLAVQATALRGE; from the coding sequence ATGAGTGAGCGACACGACGGCCGCCGTGCCGACCAGGGACGGCCCATCACGATCGAGACTGGGGTGTCTCCCTATGCCGAGGGCTCATGCATCATAGCCACCGGCAATACGCGTGTTCTATGCACGGCCAGCGTTGTGGAAGGTGTGCCCCGGTGGCGGGAGCGGAGCGGGGCAGGTTGGGTTACCGCAGAGTACGCGATGCTGCCCCGAGCTACGCATACGCGTTCGGGGCGTGAACGAAATGGCCCCAAAGGGAGGACACAGGAAATTCAGCGATTGATCGGCCGATCGTTGCGGTCCGTAACCGACATGCCTGCCATGGGGCAGTACACGGTCACGGTCGACTGCGATGTCCTCCAAGCCGATGGAGGGACACGGACCGCATCGATCACCGGTGCATGCGTCTCCCTCGCGCTCGCCACGCGGTGGATGCTGAACGAGGGCATGGTGGAGCGGAGCCCGATGAGAGAGCGAGTGGCCGCTGTCAGCGTCGGTATCGTGGACGGACAGGCCTGCCTCGATCTCGATTACCCAGAGGATTCGTCTGCTCAGGTGGACATGAACATCGTGGCGACGGAAGGAGGCGGACTGGTCGAGGTGCAAGGCACCGCCGAAGGTGATCCCTTCCCGAGGGGTGACCTAGACCGAATGATCGACCTGGGCATGGCCGGCATCGAGACACTGCTGGCAGTCCAGGCCACCGCATTGCGCGGCGAATGA
- a CDS encoding monovalent cation/H+ antiporter subunit D family protein — MSENLPALLIVVPLLLAPVAALIGRASVAWAIATFSAWWCFGVSIALLQRVRAEGVIYYALGGWAAPTGIEYRIDLVSAFVAVIVTTIGAVSVLYARQSIAKEISEDRIALFYTAFILSMTGLLGISITGDVFNVFVFLEVSSLSAYSMIALGQDRRALTAAFQYLIMGSIGATFYVIGIGLLYVMTGTLGMEDLAVRIPEVLADGQGTRTIAVAFTFLTVGITLKLALFPLHLWLPNAYTYAPSAVTGFMASTATKVSVYVMLRFFFTIFGAEFSFGQMHLNRVLMPLALVAILAMSLVAIYQTNVKRMLAFSSVAQIGYMILGISFGSVLGVTAGIIHLFNHALMKGALFMAMGCIMYRVGSVRIEKMQGLGKVMPWTMAAFVGGGLSLIGVPLTVGFVSKWYLVQAALEQGQWPVAAVVMIGSLMALIYIWKVVEVAYFQQPDPDHQIKEAPLGMLIPTWILVVASFWFGIDASTTADVATRAAETLLGVMP, encoded by the coding sequence GTGAGTGAGAACCTCCCGGCGCTTCTGATTGTAGTCCCGCTTCTACTGGCCCCTGTCGCCGCGCTCATTGGGCGGGCCTCGGTCGCCTGGGCGATCGCGACATTCTCGGCCTGGTGGTGCTTCGGAGTCTCGATCGCGCTTCTACAGCGCGTCCGAGCCGAGGGCGTGATTTACTACGCTCTCGGGGGCTGGGCTGCTCCGACAGGTATCGAGTACCGGATCGATCTGGTGAGTGCTTTCGTGGCGGTGATCGTCACGACCATCGGTGCGGTTTCGGTCCTTTATGCGCGTCAGAGCATTGCGAAAGAAATCAGCGAAGATCGGATCGCGCTCTTCTACACGGCTTTCATCCTGTCGATGACGGGACTGCTGGGCATCTCGATTACTGGCGACGTCTTCAACGTCTTCGTTTTCCTCGAGGTCTCCTCGCTTTCGGCGTATTCGATGATCGCGCTCGGGCAGGATCGCCGGGCACTAACCGCCGCGTTCCAGTACCTGATCATGGGCAGCATCGGTGCGACGTTCTATGTCATCGGCATCGGGCTGCTCTATGTGATGACAGGCACGCTCGGCATGGAAGACTTGGCTGTGCGAATCCCCGAGGTTTTGGCTGACGGGCAGGGGACGCGGACGATTGCGGTCGCCTTCACGTTCCTGACCGTTGGGATCACACTGAAGCTGGCGCTCTTCCCGCTGCATCTCTGGCTGCCGAACGCATACACGTACGCGCCGTCTGCGGTGACCGGATTTATGGCTTCGACGGCGACGAAGGTCTCCGTTTACGTGATGCTCCGGTTCTTCTTCACGATATTTGGCGCGGAGTTCTCGTTCGGACAGATGCACCTGAACAGAGTTTTGATGCCGCTGGCACTCGTGGCCATCCTGGCGATGTCCCTCGTGGCCATCTACCAGACGAATGTGAAGCGTATGCTGGCATTCTCGTCGGTGGCACAGATCGGGTACATGATCCTCGGTATCAGCTTCGGCTCAGTCCTTGGCGTGACAGCGGGGATCATCCACCTGTTCAATCACGCGCTGATGAAGGGTGCGCTGTTCATGGCGATGGGATGCATCATGTACCGCGTCGGCTCCGTGCGCATCGAGAAGATGCAGGGCCTGGGCAAAGTGATGCCGTGGACGATGGCGGCCTTCGTCGGCGGAGGCCTGAGTCTTATCGGGGTTCCACTCACGGTGGGCTTCGTGAGCAAGTGGTATCTGGTGCAGGCGGCCCTGGAACAGGGCCAGTGGCCCGTGGCTGCGGTGGTGATGATCGGATCGTTGATGGCGCTCATATACATCTGGAAGGTTGTTGAGGTCGCCTACTTTCAGCAGCCCGATCCGGATCACCAGATCAAGGAAGCTCCGCTGGGCATGTTGATCCCCACCTGGATCCTAGTCGTGGCGAGTTTCTGGTTCGGGATTGATGCCAGTACGACCGCAGACGTGGCGACCCGAGCTGCTGAGACTTTGCTGGGGGTGATGCCATGA
- a CDS encoding Na(+)/H(+) antiporter subunit B, with amino-acid sequence MDDRVILRVGTKILIPFILLYALYVQFHGDFGPGGGFQAGVIFAAAFVLYALVYGLGNAIKVLPPKVAYICGALGVMIYIGVGYVTMFMGGRFLEYNVLAHDPAHGQEYGIIAVEFGVLVTVFGVMVAFFYAFAGRRRIDL; translated from the coding sequence ATGGATGATCGCGTGATCCTCCGTGTGGGGACCAAGATTCTGATTCCCTTCATTCTCCTGTACGCCCTCTATGTGCAGTTCCACGGGGATTTCGGTCCGGGCGGAGGATTCCAGGCCGGGGTGATCTTCGCCGCTGCATTCGTCCTGTACGCGCTGGTGTACGGCCTGGGCAATGCGATCAAGGTGCTTCCTCCGAAGGTCGCCTACATCTGTGGTGCGCTCGGCGTGATGATCTACATCGGGGTCGGGTACGTGACCATGTTCATGGGCGGCCGATTCCTGGAATACAACGTGCTGGCCCACGACCCGGCTCATGGTCAGGAATACGGTATCATCGCTGTCGAATTTGGTGTACTGGTCACGGTATTCGGTGTGATGGTGGCGTTCTTCTATGCTTTTGCAGGGCGGCGGAGGATCGACCTGTGA
- a CDS encoding acetamidase/formamidase family protein — MTMRTRSVLASSAFLLLMPATTVLGQESHSLPLEASKIHWGYYDSTLEPVLRIRSGDRVSFDNLLARGLGRLRDAGIAEERFSAEMLAVEAEETERVGSHPLNGPIFVEGAEPGDVLEVRLVAIGFLASYGVSAWRPGGGAITDFTETGVRAFEIDTIAGTATMTGVSGVTIPTRPFFGSIGVAPPASVGRLNSTAPGRHAGNLDNKELVEGSTLYLPVHVEGGLLSIGDGHAAQGDGEVSGTAIETSLYGTIEITLRKDLSLTWPRAETATHYISMGLDPDLDVAAELATREMVSWLVEEKGMSREDAYVLCSVALDLRVTQVVDQTKGVHGMLAKSLFN; from the coding sequence ATGACGATGCGGACAAGAAGTGTACTCGCGAGCTCGGCGTTTCTGTTGCTGATGCCGGCGACGACCGTCCTGGGGCAGGAGAGCCACAGTCTCCCCCTCGAGGCTTCGAAGATCCACTGGGGTTACTACGACTCCACTCTGGAGCCGGTGCTTCGGATCCGGTCGGGAGATCGGGTGTCGTTCGACAACCTTCTGGCTCGCGGTCTCGGACGGTTGAGAGATGCCGGGATTGCCGAGGAGCGGTTTTCGGCCGAGATGCTCGCGGTCGAGGCCGAAGAGACCGAGAGGGTAGGGTCACATCCGCTGAACGGTCCGATCTTCGTCGAAGGGGCCGAGCCCGGTGACGTCCTTGAAGTACGATTGGTCGCTATCGGCTTCCTTGCTTCGTACGGCGTGAGCGCGTGGCGGCCCGGGGGAGGTGCTATTACTGATTTCACCGAGACGGGGGTCCGGGCCTTCGAGATCGACACGATTGCGGGCACCGCGACGATGACCGGGGTCAGCGGCGTGACGATCCCGACCCGGCCTTTCTTCGGATCGATCGGAGTGGCACCTCCTGCCAGCGTGGGGCGGCTCAACAGCACCGCACCTGGACGGCACGCCGGGAATCTCGACAACAAGGAGCTCGTCGAGGGCTCGACGCTTTACCTCCCCGTGCATGTCGAGGGTGGACTCCTGTCGATCGGTGATGGTCACGCAGCTCAGGGCGATGGCGAGGTGAGCGGGACCGCCATCGAGACCTCGCTCTACGGAACGATCGAGATAACCCTGCGAAAGGACCTTTCGCTGACGTGGCCGCGTGCTGAGACAGCGACACACTACATCTCCATGGGCCTCGACCCCGACCTCGACGTAGCAGCTGAACTGGCCACACGCGAAATGGTCTCCTGGCTCGTCGAGGAAAAGGGGATGTCCCGAGAGGATGCGTACGTCCTTTGCTCGGTAGCGCTGGATCTTCGGGTGACTCAGGTGGTGGATCAGACGAAGGGCGTGCACGGGATGCTGGCGAAGTCGCTCTTCAATTGA
- a CDS encoding cation:proton antiporter subunit C, with the protein MTALGLFNYWAVIVLMMVGFYTLIARDNLVKKLIGLNIFQTSVIMMYVSFGRVTGGTAPILFLADHGEAAGDHAVEATDHAVATVDHAAEGAEAVAGPGEAAADVAHAAMEATQATVEAAGFTAYSNPLPHVLMLTAIVVGVATLALGLSLVVRINEAYGTIEEDEINAMDLGL; encoded by the coding sequence GTGACCGCGCTCGGACTCTTCAACTATTGGGCGGTCATCGTCCTGATGATGGTGGGCTTCTACACGCTCATCGCTCGCGACAACCTCGTGAAGAAGCTGATCGGCCTGAACATCTTCCAGACGTCCGTGATCATGATGTACGTCTCGTTTGGGCGTGTCACAGGCGGGACCGCTCCGATTCTCTTCCTGGCCGATCATGGCGAGGCGGCAGGTGACCATGCCGTTGAGGCCACGGACCACGCCGTTGCGACAGTGGACCATGCCGCTGAGGGGGCAGAGGCCGTTGCCGGCCCCGGCGAGGCGGCCGCTGATGTGGCCCACGCCGCAATGGAGGCGACGCAGGCTACGGTCGAAGCCGCTGGGTTCACGGCCTATTCGAACCCGCTACCACACGTGCTTATGCTGACGGCCATCGTCGTCGGAGTCGCAACACTCGCGCTCGGCCTGAGTCTGGTGGTACGCATCAATGAGGCCTACGGAACGATCGAAGAGGACGAAATCAACGCTATGGATCTTGGCCTGTGA
- a CDS encoding DUF971 domain-containing protein: MARDLRFEPAEIGPSADESKLRIEWKDGVVSEYVPRYLRLLCPCAGCVNEMTGVRTLTPRMVDDHVYPTAIHYVGRYAIQCVWSDGHSTGIYTFEYLREIWDSEPEE; this comes from the coding sequence ATGGCCCGTGACCTCCGTTTCGAACCTGCCGAGATCGGCCCAAGTGCCGACGAGTCCAAGCTCCGCATCGAGTGGAAGGACGGTGTGGTTTCCGAATACGTGCCACGGTACCTCAGGCTTCTATGTCCGTGTGCTGGCTGCGTCAACGAAATGACCGGGGTGCGCACATTGACGCCTCGGATGGTGGACGACCACGTATATCCCACGGCGATTCACTACGTTGGCCGCTACGCGATTCAATGCGTCTGGAGTGATGGTCACTCGACGGGGATCTATACCTTCGAATATCTCCGTGAGATCTGGGATTCCGAACCCGAGGAGTAG
- a CDS encoding DUF4040 domain-containing protein, which produces MSWLGVVDIVLLILLAVTGVAVIWTRNLFGAVMLAGIYSLVSAGLFVVMDAVDVAFTEAAVGAGISTVLLLGTLALVGYKERKPSHTPLVPIFVVLVTGGILAYGTADIPPFGAAGNPIHQHPEVGRYYLDQSYSDTHIPNVVTPVLASYRGYDTMGETAVIFTAMVGVLLLLARGPLPKRVYHGGRWMTLRPGTTREDLEDLLEETPPTGSPPSASESGTHPAANADEVADLHADADPNGDEKATHG; this is translated from the coding sequence ATGAGCTGGCTCGGTGTCGTCGATATCGTTCTACTGATTCTTCTGGCTGTCACGGGCGTCGCCGTGATCTGGACTCGCAACCTCTTTGGGGCTGTGATGCTGGCCGGGATCTACAGCCTCGTCTCTGCGGGTCTGTTCGTGGTGATGGACGCGGTGGATGTCGCATTTACGGAGGCCGCGGTCGGCGCGGGCATCTCGACGGTCCTACTGCTGGGGACACTGGCGCTCGTTGGCTACAAGGAGCGCAAGCCGTCACACACACCGCTTGTTCCGATCTTCGTCGTGCTCGTGACAGGGGGCATTTTGGCTTACGGAACGGCTGACATTCCACCCTTCGGCGCCGCTGGCAATCCGATACATCAACACCCGGAAGTCGGGCGCTATTATCTGGATCAGTCCTATTCCGACACACATATCCCGAACGTTGTTACACCCGTACTCGCTTCGTATCGCGGGTACGACACGATGGGAGAGACCGCGGTGATCTTTACCGCCATGGTCGGTGTGTTGCTTCTTCTCGCCCGTGGCCCACTTCCGAAGCGCGTGTACCACGGGGGGCGATGGATGACCCTTCGACCCGGTACCACTCGCGAAGATCTTGAGGACCTGCTGGAGGAAACGCCGCCGACCGGTTCACCGCCATCGGCATCGGAGTCGGGAACACATCCCGCCGCAAATGCCGACGAGGTCGCGGATCTGCATGCAGACGCGGATCCCAACGGAGACGAGAAGGCGACGCATGGATGA
- the rfaE2 gene encoding D-glycero-beta-D-manno-heptose 1-phosphate adenylyltransferase — MPSAASKALSRAEAVRLYGRPRNSRLVFTNGVFDILHRGHVAYLESSRALGDALIVGLNTDASARRLDKGVGRPLNSEENRALVLAALECVDAVCLFDEDTPVALIEATLPDVLVKGGDYDLEQVVGREPVEASGGTVTLIPFVDGFSTTDLIRRIRES; from the coding sequence GTGCCGTCGGCCGCGAGCAAGGCGCTGAGCAGAGCCGAAGCGGTCCGTCTCTATGGCAGGCCTCGGAACTCGAGGTTGGTCTTTACAAATGGGGTCTTCGACATCTTGCATCGTGGACACGTCGCGTACCTGGAGTCTTCCCGCGCACTCGGTGACGCTCTGATCGTGGGATTGAACACGGACGCTTCGGCACGACGGCTAGATAAGGGGGTCGGTCGCCCACTCAACTCAGAAGAGAATCGCGCGCTCGTCCTCGCGGCGCTCGAATGTGTGGACGCGGTCTGTCTTTTCGACGAGGACACGCCTGTGGCGCTCATCGAGGCGACGCTGCCCGACGTGCTCGTGAAGGGTGGGGACTATGACCTGGAGCAAGTGGTCGGCCGGGAGCCCGTCGAGGCCTCTGGCGGGACCGTGACACTGATTCCGTTCGTGGACGGATTCTCCACGACTGACCTGATACGCCGAATTCGAGAGAGCTAA
- the mnhG gene encoding monovalent cation/H(+) antiporter subunit G: MDMALEVLSWASIIGGLFFMLVGTIGMLRLPDVYTRLHAAGMTDTLGAGLILLGLAFQTIQGMMHDHPEWWMVLVRLVFVYLFLLFTSPIATHALARAGLAGGVEPWTAEEGDSK, from the coding sequence ATGGACATGGCACTTGAAGTGCTGAGCTGGGCGTCGATCATCGGCGGGCTCTTCTTCATGCTCGTTGGCACCATCGGCATGCTTCGGCTTCCGGACGTATATACGCGCCTCCACGCGGCGGGAATGACAGATACGCTGGGCGCAGGGCTGATCCTGCTCGGATTAGCCTTCCAGACGATCCAAGGGATGATGCACGATCATCCAGAATGGTGGATGGTGCTGGTCCGGCTCGTCTTTGTATACCTGTTCCTCCTTTTCACCAGCCCCATTGCCACACACGCGCTTGCGCGAGCTGGGCTAGCCGGCGGCGTCGAGCCGTGGACGGCGGAAGAAGGGGATAGCAAATGA
- a CDS encoding proton-conducting transporter membrane subunit: protein MIVLFTVVLPVIGACGVLLLRNRPNAREAATLVTGGVTFFHVLALLKLVRAGERPRFDMLEVVPDVWLAFEVEPLGMVFALVAGFLWPITSLYAIGYMRGHHEENQTRFFFFFAIAIAGAMGVAFSANLFTLFVFYEFLTFCTVPLVTHHQSEEAKKSGRIYLGILLTTSVGLQLVAIIWTWVLAGRLDFVDGGILAGTASTGVLGTILVLYVYGVGKAALMPFHRWLPAAMVAPTPVSALLHAVAVVKAGVFTVLKISVYVFGLDLLSTLATADWLAWAAAMTIILGSLVAIKQDNLKARLAYSTISQLSYIVLGAMLANEWGIIGGGMHIAMHAFGKITLFFAAGAIMVAAHEKKISRMHGLGRTMPITFGAFFVGSLSIIGLPPAGGSWSKWFLGMGTLEAGQVGLLCVLMLSSLLGLYYLLEVPVKAFFFPPLEDAHHNEGIKEAPLPSLIAMCVTATATVVLFFWPGLFHELMSMVVAGGGS from the coding sequence ATGATTGTACTCTTCACCGTCGTGCTGCCCGTCATCGGCGCGTGTGGTGTGCTGCTTCTGAGGAACCGCCCCAATGCCAGGGAGGCGGCCACGCTGGTCACCGGTGGCGTGACGTTTTTCCACGTGCTCGCTCTGCTCAAGCTCGTCCGAGCCGGTGAGCGCCCTCGCTTCGATATGCTCGAGGTAGTTCCTGACGTCTGGCTGGCGTTCGAGGTTGAGCCGCTCGGTATGGTCTTCGCACTCGTTGCGGGCTTCCTGTGGCCGATCACGTCTCTTTATGCCATCGGCTATATGCGAGGGCACCACGAAGAGAACCAGACTCGGTTCTTTTTCTTCTTCGCGATCGCCATCGCCGGTGCGATGGGCGTTGCCTTCAGTGCGAACCTCTTCACGCTGTTCGTCTTCTATGAGTTCCTGACGTTCTGCACGGTGCCGCTGGTCACGCACCACCAGAGCGAGGAGGCGAAGAAGTCCGGGCGGATCTACCTCGGTATTCTGCTCACGACGTCCGTTGGTTTGCAGCTGGTCGCGATCATCTGGACCTGGGTGCTGGCGGGTCGACTCGATTTCGTGGATGGCGGTATTCTTGCCGGCACCGCTTCGACCGGAGTCCTCGGTACGATTCTGGTGCTCTACGTATACGGGGTCGGAAAAGCGGCGCTGATGCCGTTCCACCGCTGGCTGCCGGCGGCTATGGTCGCGCCGACACCTGTCTCAGCCCTGCTGCACGCTGTTGCGGTGGTGAAGGCCGGTGTCTTCACGGTGCTCAAGATTTCGGTCTACGTCTTTGGCCTCGATTTGCTCAGCACTCTTGCCACGGCGGACTGGCTCGCCTGGGCCGCCGCGATGACGATCATCCTCGGCTCCCTCGTCGCCATCAAGCAGGACAACCTTAAGGCGCGGCTGGCCTATTCAACGATCAGCCAACTGTCTTACATCGTGCTCGGCGCGATGCTCGCGAACGAATGGGGCATCATCGGTGGCGGTATGCACATCGCCATGCATGCATTCGGGAAGATCACGCTCTTCTTCGCTGCTGGCGCCATCATGGTCGCGGCGCACGAAAAGAAGATCAGCCGTATGCATGGACTCGGTCGGACGATGCCGATCACCTTCGGAGCATTCTTCGTGGGTTCGCTGAGCATCATCGGTCTACCGCCGGCTGGCGGCTCGTGGAGCAAATGGTTCCTGGGGATGGGCACGCTTGAAGCTGGCCAGGTCGGCCTCCTGTGCGTTCTCATGCTTAGCTCACTGCTAGGCCTCTACTACCTGCTCGAGGTGCCGGTGAAGGCGTTCTTCTTCCCGCCGCTCGAAGACGCACATCACAACGAGGGCATCAAGGAAGCACCGCTTCCGTCGCTTATCGCCATGTGCGTAACGGCCACGGCTACGGTCGTTCTCTTTTTCTGGCCGGGTCTCTTCCACGAACTCATGAGCATGGTTGTCGCGGGAGGTGGATCGTGA
- a CDS encoding non-canonical purine NTP pyrophosphatase: MKLLVATRSSGKMPEIRRILSSVPDLEVVNLKDVGLDYEPEEDELEPFATFEENALSKARHFAMRSGLSTVADDSGIEVDALDGRPGVRTKRFAEDGGEDASSLDGVPLDEANNRHLMASLQGVPLSQRTARYVCVAVLLEHERAPLVIRGEAPGVIVEKPRGSGGFGYDPYVLDPEMGKTFAEMSPAEKDSRSHRGNAFRALAEVFTARCAVTEAS; this comes from the coding sequence ATGAAGCTGCTGGTCGCGACTCGAAGCTCGGGAAAGATGCCTGAAATTCGCCGTATTTTGTCGTCCGTGCCGGACCTCGAAGTCGTTAACCTGAAAGATGTTGGGCTCGACTACGAACCAGAGGAAGATGAATTGGAGCCATTTGCCACGTTCGAGGAGAACGCGCTGTCGAAGGCTCGGCACTTCGCTATGCGGTCCGGGCTCTCCACCGTAGCGGACGATTCAGGTATCGAGGTTGATGCACTCGATGGACGCCCCGGGGTTCGCACGAAGAGATTCGCTGAGGACGGTGGCGAGGATGCATCATCGCTGGATGGGGTGCCGCTCGACGAAGCCAACAATCGACATCTCATGGCGAGCCTGCAGGGAGTTCCATTGTCCCAGCGGACGGCCCGCTACGTATGCGTGGCCGTGCTCCTGGAACACGAACGTGCTCCGCTTGTGATCCGCGGCGAAGCCCCCGGTGTCATCGTCGAGAAGCCTCGCGGTTCAGGTGGCTTCGGATACGATCCCTATGTGCTCGACCCGGAAATGGGTAAGACGTTCGCAGAGATGTCTCCGGCCGAGAAGGACAGTCGTAGCCATCGTGGAAACGCGTTTCGAGCTCTGGCCGAAGTGTTCACAGCGCGTTGTGCAGTGACGGAGGCGTCCTGA
- a CDS encoding Na(+)/H(+) antiporter subunit D, which produces MLSSMPPFALFFLGAIAVAFTKGSVRKAIVLAVPMLGGINLWMTAGADVGIVTGAIGDTTAQVFLQLDLLGYTLTPYRADKLSLLFGYLFHIAAFLGFMYALHLGDGTPDGSVASDVGEHDIVGNKTAGLQHVAAMLYAGSALGAVFAGDFITLFVFWELLAITSAFLIWARDDKRSYETGFRYLIIHVVSGVMLLSGALMLAHQTGSIAFDHIGLDGTGAAGWLLLLSFGIKAGFPLAHNWITEAYPQSTPTGTVFLSAFTTKVAVYAIARGFAGADVLIYVGTAMTFFPIFFAVLENDLRRVLGYSMINQIGFMVAGIGIGTGLAVNGAVAHAFADVIFKGLLFMSMGAVLTMTGRSKGTDLGGLYKTMPITATLCIVGAMAISAFPLFSAFVTKSMIMVAALEEHHYLVWLFMLFASAGVLEHAGIKIPFFAFFAHDSGIRTKEPPRNMLFAMSIGAVLCVLIGVFPGQFYTLLPFEMDYHPYDTRHVLTQLQLLCFGALGFITLVKSRIYPSELRAVHVDAEVLYRKLGPWIVRTVGGAVLSVDAYVRASVMEVVRSALGALARAHGEMGPLARSWPSGSMVMWVALLLAAYLLFYL; this is translated from the coding sequence ATGCTGAGTAGCATGCCTCCCTTCGCGCTCTTCTTCTTGGGCGCCATCGCTGTTGCGTTCACCAAGGGCTCTGTCCGAAAGGCCATCGTTCTAGCCGTCCCGATGCTTGGCGGTATCAATCTCTGGATGACGGCCGGGGCAGACGTCGGGATTGTCACCGGTGCCATAGGGGACACGACAGCACAGGTCTTCCTTCAGCTCGATCTGCTCGGGTACACACTGACGCCGTATCGGGCAGACAAGCTGAGTCTCCTGTTCGGCTATCTGTTCCATATCGCGGCCTTCCTTGGCTTCATGTATGCGCTCCACCTCGGGGACGGGACGCCCGATGGTTCCGTGGCGTCGGATGTCGGGGAGCATGACATCGTTGGAAACAAGACGGCGGGACTGCAGCACGTCGCTGCCATGCTCTACGCAGGTAGTGCTCTGGGAGCCGTCTTCGCAGGGGACTTCATCACCCTGTTCGTGTTCTGGGAGCTGTTGGCCATCACGTCGGCCTTCCTGATCTGGGCCCGAGATGACAAACGGTCGTACGAGACCGGCTTCCGGTACCTGATCATCCACGTGGTGTCGGGCGTGATGCTGCTGTCAGGAGCGCTCATGCTGGCGCACCAGACCGGGTCGATCGCCTTTGACCACATCGGCCTCGACGGGACGGGAGCCGCGGGCTGGCTACTCCTGCTGTCCTTCGGTATCAAGGCAGGCTTCCCGCTGGCCCATAATTGGATCACGGAGGCGTACCCGCAGAGCACGCCGACGGGGACCGTATTCCTCAGCGCCTTCACGACGAAGGTTGCGGTCTATGCGATCGCTCGAGGATTCGCAGGTGCGGATGTGCTGATTTACGTCGGGACGGCCATGACGTTCTTCCCGATTTTCTTTGCCGTCCTCGAGAACGATCTACGCCGAGTACTGGGCTACTCGATGATCAACCAGATCGGATTCATGGTGGCTGGTATCGGGATCGGGACGGGCCTCGCCGTGAACGGAGCGGTCGCCCACGCGTTCGCCGACGTCATCTTCAAGGGGCTGCTCTTCATGTCGATGGGCGCTGTCCTTACGATGACGGGTCGCTCGAAGGGCACCGATCTCGGCGGGCTTTACAAGACGATGCCGATCACGGCGACGTTGTGCATTGTCGGCGCGATGGCGATTTCCGCCTTCCCGCTATTCAGCGCTTTTGTGACCAAGTCGATGATCATGGTCGCGGCGCTCGAAGAGCATCACTACCTCGTGTGGCTCTTCATGCTGTTCGCGTCGGCCGGCGTACTTGAGCATGCGGGTATCAAGATTCCCTTCTTCGCGTTCTTTGCGCACGACTCGGGGATCCGCACCAAGGAGCCGCCGCGGAACATGCTGTTCGCGATGTCTATCGGTGCGGTGCTTTGCGTATTGATCGGGGTGTTCCCCGGCCAGTTCTACACGCTGCTTCCATTCGAGATGGACTACCATCCGTATGACACGCGCCACGTGCTCACCCAGCTTCAGCTGCTCTGCTTCGGTGCCCTCGGCTTCATCACCTTGGTGAAGAGTCGGATCTATCCGAGTGAATTGAGGGCCGTCCACGTTGACGCAGAGGTGCTGTATCGCAAGCTCGGTCCGTGGATCGTGCGAACGGTCGGAGGCGCGGTTCTGAGCGTTGATGCCTATGTGCGTGCCTCCGTTATGGAAGTGGTGCGGTCGGCGCTGGGAGCGCTCGCTCGGGCTCACGGAGAGATGGGGCCATTGGCCCGGTCGTGGCCGTCCGGTAGCATGGTGATGTGGGTCGCACTCCTGCTTGCGGCCTATCTCCTGTTCTACCTCTGA
- a CDS encoding monovalent cation/H+ antiporter complex subunit F: protein MFAAAAVGILASMSLALVRALLGPTVYDRVMAVNTFGTKTVLLIAVLGFLSNRPEFLDLALVYALINFIGTIAVLKFFEYGDLGLTRRVEREAE from the coding sequence ATGTTCGCGGCAGCAGCTGTGGGCATTCTTGCCTCGATGTCACTCGCACTCGTGCGTGCATTGCTCGGGCCCACTGTGTACGACCGCGTGATGGCGGTGAACACGTTTGGTACGAAGACCGTATTGCTGATCGCGGTGCTCGGATTCCTCTCCAACCGGCCTGAATTCCTGGACCTCGCGCTCGTCTACGCACTGATCAACTTCATTGGCACGATCGCCGTGCTGAAGTTCTTCGAGTACGGCGATCTTGGCCTCACCCGGCGCGTCGAACGGGAGGCCGAGTGA